A section of the Cydia pomonella isolate Wapato2018A unplaced genomic scaffold, ilCydPomo1 PGA_scaffold_91, whole genome shotgun sequence genome encodes:
- the LOC133534381 gene encoding protein Jumonji-like: protein MSDTIRFAVIYQYISKMFSRWGPVSRELAAIKAHLRTQSVVFARSPLLDGSEVNLPRLYHAVERNGGLSNVIQRKRWGRVADEMKLTKLQHPERKLDPIYMRYLLPYATLSDQERQSIMAEVEKCWTTKYQKMLERARNPFQRQNRMLGTECESESDDEGEDGNTAGALQEAEDCIVQGRTMNLVTFKKVSLNLSTKWKMATQLVRYMRLRTA, encoded by the exons ATGAGCGACACGATCCGCTTCGCGGTCATATACCAGTACATCTCCAAGATGTTCAGCCGCTGGGGCCCCGTGTCCAGGGAGCTGGCTGCCATCAAGGCGCACCTGCGGACCCAGAGCGTCGTGTTCGCGCGGTCTCCCCTC TTGGACGGCAGCGAAGTGAACCTCCCCAGGCTATACCACGCCGTGGAACGCAACGGCGGTCTCAGCAACGTCATACAACGCAAGCGGTGGGGCCGCGTCGCCGACGAGATGAAGCTGACCAAGTTGCAGCACCCGGAGCGCAAGCTGGACCCCATATACATGCGATATCTGCTGCCCTACGCCACGTTGTCCGATC AGGAACGCCAAAGTATAATGGCGGAAGTGGAAAAATGCTGGACCACCAAGTACCAGAAGATGCTAGAACGGGCCCGCAATCCCTTCCAGCGTCAGAACCGGATGCTGGGCACcgagtgcgagtcggaatcTGACGACGAAGGAGAGGATGGaaacacagctggtgcgctcCAAGAGGCagaggactgcatagtgcaggggcgcacaatgaacctcgtcacattcaaaAAAGTAAGTCTGAATCTGTCGACGAAGTGGAAGATGGCtacacagctggtgcgctacatgaggctgaggactgcatag